One segment of Vallicoccus soli DNA contains the following:
- a CDS encoding SDR family NAD(P)-dependent oxidoreductase encodes MSSVLVTGSSDGIGAETARALVALGHRVVLHARNGERADDARAAVPGADGVLVADLASLAEVRAMGGSAGAFDVVVHNAGVGGGAAERSETVDGIERILAVNVLAPYVLTALMPVPRRLVYLTSGLESQGRADLDDLQSTRGPWDGMQAYSDSKLWDVVLALAVARLQPGTVSNAVDPGWIRTRMGGPGATDDLADGAETQVWLATSDEPAATASGRYLKRRRELRAHPAAYDTAVQDGLLAACAELTGVRLTPR; translated from the coding sequence ATGAGCAGCGTCCTCGTCACCGGCTCCAGCGACGGCATCGGCGCGGAGACCGCCCGCGCCCTCGTCGCCCTCGGGCACCGCGTCGTCCTGCACGCCCGCAACGGGGAACGGGCCGACGACGCCCGGGCCGCCGTGCCCGGGGCGGACGGCGTGCTCGTCGCCGACCTCGCCTCGCTCGCCGAGGTGCGCGCCATGGGGGGGTCGGCGGGCGCGTTCGACGTCGTCGTGCACAACGCCGGGGTCGGGGGCGGCGCGGCCGAGCGCAGCGAGACGGTCGACGGGATCGAGCGGATCCTCGCGGTCAACGTGCTCGCGCCGTACGTGCTCACCGCCCTCATGCCGGTGCCGCGGCGGCTCGTCTACCTCACCTCGGGGCTGGAGTCGCAGGGCCGCGCCGACCTCGACGACCTGCAGTCGACGCGCGGGCCGTGGGACGGCATGCAGGCCTACAGCGACTCGAAGCTGTGGGACGTCGTCCTCGCGCTCGCCGTCGCGCGCCTGCAGCCGGGGACGGTGAGCAACGCCGTGGACCCGGGCTGGATCAGGACGCGCATGGGCGGGCCCGGCGCCACCGACGACCTCGCCGACGGGGCGGAGACCCAGGTGTGGCTCGCGACGTCGGACGAGCCGGCGGCGACCGCGAGCGGGCGCTACCTCAAGCGGCGCCGGGAGCTGCGGGCCCACCCCGCCGCGTACGACACCGCGGTGCAGGACGGGCTCCTGGCCGCCTGCGCGGAGCTGACCGGGGTGCGGCTCACCCCGCGCTGA
- a CDS encoding polyphosphate kinase 2 family protein has protein sequence MSRLSAVDLSLSLGKNEGERRLEEAQERLLRLRLHLGGQIGRKELGPPLCVVFEGWDASGKGGAIKRLVAPLDPRHVRVAQFAAPTHDEKRHHFLWRFWPVLPGWGGMAVLDRSWYGRVLVERVEGFATEEQWQRAYEEVVQFERTLAAEGMLIVKFWMHVSEEEQLGRFRSRAADPLKTWKLTDEDWRNRERRAEYEDAVEEMLERTDHRAGRWTVVPGDDKRWARVAVVERVCEAVEAELDRRGWDLSAG, from the coding sequence GTGAGCCGCCTCAGCGCCGTCGACCTGTCCCTGAGCCTCGGCAAGAACGAGGGCGAGCGCCGCCTCGAGGAGGCGCAGGAGCGGCTGCTGCGCCTGCGCCTGCACCTCGGCGGGCAGATCGGGCGCAAGGAGCTGGGCCCGCCGCTGTGCGTCGTCTTCGAGGGCTGGGACGCGTCGGGCAAGGGCGGTGCCATCAAGCGGCTCGTCGCCCCGCTCGACCCGCGGCACGTGCGCGTCGCCCAGTTCGCCGCGCCCACGCACGACGAGAAGCGCCACCACTTCCTGTGGCGGTTCTGGCCCGTGCTGCCCGGCTGGGGCGGCATGGCGGTGCTCGACCGGTCCTGGTACGGCCGCGTCCTCGTCGAGCGCGTCGAGGGGTTCGCGACCGAGGAGCAGTGGCAGCGGGCGTACGAGGAGGTCGTGCAGTTCGAGCGCACCCTCGCCGCCGAGGGGATGCTCATCGTCAAGTTCTGGATGCACGTCTCCGAGGAGGAGCAGCTGGGCCGCTTCCGCTCGCGCGCCGCCGACCCGCTCAAGACGTGGAAGCTCACCGACGAGGACTGGCGCAACCGCGAGCGGCGGGCGGAGTACGAGGACGCGGTCGAGGAGATGCTCGAGCGCACCGACCACCGCGCCGGGCGCTGGACGGTCGTCCCGGGCGACGACAAGCGCTGGGCCCGGGTGGCCGTCGTCGAGCGGGTGTGCGAGGCCGTCGAGGCCGAGCTCGACCGGCGCGGGTGGGACCTCAGCGCGGGGTGA
- a CDS encoding alpha/beta hydrolase encodes MLHPQSAALAAAADGPGPGDEGFDLAAARRAMSGDAPPPVPGDAVALVADVDADGVRCRLYRPREGAPVLVHVHGGGWVVGDLESHDAVCRSLAARSGCAVLAVDYRLAPEHPWPAALEDVEAAVAWLRREGRAHGVDPGRLALTGDSAGGGLVAALALRARDAGGPTYALQVLVYPVLDARRGGASYAQEGNGALRPAEMAWYWDAYAPPGVDRARPDVSPSAAADLAGLPPALVLSAEHDVLRDEAEDYAARLALAGVPVAATRWLGTAHGFFRRPATMDAASAAVDQVAAAVRRALGA; translated from the coding sequence GTGCTGCACCCGCAGAGCGCCGCGCTGGCCGCGGCGGCCGACGGCCCGGGGCCGGGGGACGAGGGGTTCGACCTCGCGGCCGCGCGCCGCGCGATGTCCGGCGACGCGCCCCCGCCCGTCCCCGGCGACGCGGTGGCGCTCGTCGCCGACGTCGACGCCGACGGGGTGCGGTGCCGTCTCTACCGCCCGCGCGAGGGTGCGCCGGTGCTCGTCCACGTGCACGGCGGCGGCTGGGTCGTGGGGGACCTGGAGTCCCACGACGCGGTGTGCCGCTCGTTGGCGGCGCGCTCGGGCTGCGCCGTGCTGGCCGTGGACTACCGCCTGGCGCCGGAGCACCCGTGGCCGGCGGCGCTCGAGGACGTCGAGGCGGCCGTGGCGTGGCTGCGGCGCGAGGGCCGGGCGCACGGCGTCGACCCGGGCCGGCTCGCGCTCACGGGGGACAGCGCCGGCGGCGGCCTCGTCGCCGCCCTCGCCCTGCGCGCCCGCGACGCCGGGGGGCCCACGTACGCGCTGCAGGTCCTCGTCTACCCCGTCCTCGACGCCCGGCGGGGCGGTGCGTCCTACGCCCAGGAGGGGAACGGGGCGCTGCGGCCGGCGGAGATGGCCTGGTACTGGGACGCGTACGCCCCGCCGGGCGTCGACCGCGCCCGCCCCGACGTGTCTCCCTCGGCCGCGGCGGACCTCGCCGGCCTGCCGCCGGCGCTGGTCCTGTCCGCCGAGCACGACGTGCTGCGCGACGAGGCGGAGGACTACGCGGCCCGGCTGGCGCTCGCCGGCGTCCCGGTCGCCGCGACCCGCTGGCTCGGCACCGCCCACGGCTTCTTCCGCCGCCCGGCGACGATGGACGCCGCGTCCGCGGCGGTGGACCAGGTCGCCGCCGCCGTCCGGCGGGCGCTGGGCGCCTGA